In Terriglobus aquaticus, the genomic window CTCGAGCTCTGGCAGCAGACGTACGGTGGCTCTCTGCTCGTCATGCTGCCCGACACCTACGGCACCACGCAGTTCCTGGAGCACGCGCCCAACTGGGTCACCGGCTGGACCGGCCAGCGCGTCGATTCCAAGGACCCATTCGTTGCAGGTGACGAGTACATCCAGTGGCTGCAGAAGCGCGGCGCCGATCCGCGGTCCAAGTTGCTCATTGCCAGCGACGGCCTCGACGTGCAGGAGATACTCAGCCTCCACGCCTACTTCGGTGGAGAGATCCAGCCCGGCGTCAGCGCCATGAACTTCCGCGATGCCGCAGACTTCCACGACGAACGCAAGTGGCGGCCGGATCGCCGCATCCGTTTCTCAGCCGGCTGGGGCACCCTTCTGACCAACGACTTTCGCGACTGCCACCCGCGCAACGAAGACGGCCTGGAACCAATCAGCCTCGTCTGCAAGCTGCGCAGTGCAGAAGGTCGTCCCGCCGTGAAGCTGAGCGACAACTACCTGAAAGCCAGCGGCCCGCCTGACCTGGTCGAGCACTATCGGCGGGTCTTCGGTTTGGCGGGCATGGCCAACCTTCCGGTCGTTGTCTGACCGGCAAAGGCGTCGCTAGCGCGTAGCGGGGCGCGAGTGAATCAGCGTCTTGTGTCGCTTCATCATTAGCACCAGGGCGCGGCGCAGATACATCGCCGTAAGCGGCATCAGGATCGCCGCCACAATCGCCCACACTACCAGCCCGTGCCATTGCCACTGCCACATGTCTCGAACCATCCGCACCGGATGGTGGCTCAGGTGCTTGATCTCGCGCGCGCTAAAGGGCAGGTGGCGGCTATGGAACATGTACACACCCAACTGCATGAACGGCACGAACAGCAGCAGGTGCAGCGGCGCAACCACGTGCACGCCAATCTGCGAGGCAACCTGGTTCAAGCCAAGCATCCAGGCAAGCAGGATCACCACCACCGTGGTAACGCCAACGGTTGGGTTGATGCCGATCGCCATGCCAAGCGCCAGGCTCCAGGCCAGACGGCGCGGCGTTACCCCACCGCGCAACAGCCGCAATAGCGGCCGCAGCACATGGCAACGGATGAATTCGCGGAGTCTCTCCCCAATCAGCACGGATCGTTGGACGCGAAACAGGCCCGGAGGGATCAGTCGACCGGCAA contains:
- a CDS encoding DUF2062 domain-containing protein: MLIGERLREFIRCHVLRPLLRLLRGGVTPRRLAWSLALGMAIGINPTVGVTTVVVILLAWMLGLNQVASQIGVHVVAPLHLLLFVPFMQLGVYMFHSRHLPFSAREIKHLSHHPVRMVRDMWQWQWHGLVVWAIVAAILMPLTAMYLRRALVLMMKRHKTLIHSRPATR